The nucleotide sequence TTAAAAGTTGGAGAAAGGGTTTCCTTTGACGGCAAAATGCTCTCTATTATCCTAGGCCCAGGCATATTGGGAAAAATCTTAGACGGACTGGGAAGGGTCCTTCCCTTTTCGGGAGAGAGAATTGAAAGGGGAAGGGGAAGGCGATTTTTTCCAGAGGGAGAATTTGAGTTTAAAGCGAAGGTTAATGCAGGAGAATGGGTAAAGGAAGGTCAAATTTTAGGCTTTGTAGAGTTAAAAGGTTTTAATTACAAAATCCTTTCTCCGGTCGCGGCCGAAGTGAAGGAGATAAAAAGTGGAAGAGTTTCACCTAAGGAGCCGGTAGCGAGGGTCGGAAATAGGGAAGTCTTCGTATTTGAAGAAAGGGCAGTTAGGATACCTTCATCCTTCAAAAATAGAGTTGAAGTAAAAGAACCGTTACTTACAGGCCAGAGAATCATTGACTTCCTGTTTCCAATAGCAAAAGGAGGTTCTGCCTCTATCCCAGGAGGATTTGGGACTGGAAAAACTGTCTTACAGCAAACCCTCGCAAAGTGGTGTAACGCAGACGTTATCGTCTACATAGGCTGCGGAGAAAGGGGAAATGAAATGACTGAAATACTAAAAGAGTTCCCCAAGTTAAAAGACCCTTACACGGGAAGATCCTTAATGGAAAGGACCGTTTTAATAGCCAATACCTCAGACATGCCGGTCTCTGCAAGGGAATCTTCCATCTACCTTGGAATTACAGTAGCAGAATACTTCAAAGACATGGGATATTCTGTCGCAGTTATGGCCGATTCAACGTCCAGATGGGCCGAAGCTATGAGGGAAATTTCAGGAAGGATGGGAGAACTTCCAATAGAAGAGGGATTCCCCGCCTCCCTATCTTCAAAGATAGCATCTATATACGAAAGGGCAGGAGCTTTCCTAAGGGGAAGTGTAACGATTATAGGAGCAGTCTCTCCCCCGGGAGGAGATTTCTCCGAACCTGTTACAAGACACACTAAAAGGTTCACGGGAGCCTTTTGGGCACTCGATAGAGAATTAGCAAGTTCTAGGTTTTATCCTGCAGTAAACCCTTTCAATAGCTATAGCAGGTACGCCCAGTTTATCAAAGACTGGTGGAACAGGTTGGGAGATTACGAGTCCCTTAGGAACTGGATGGTTGAAACCCTTCAAGAAGGAGAGAGACTTGAAAAGCTGGTAAAGCTCCTCGGAAGGGAATCTCTACCGGAAGACCAGAAACTAAAGTATGAAGAGTTTAACCTGATAAAGGAAGCCTTCTTAAGACAAAATGCCTTTGATCCCGTTGACTGTTACTCGTCTCCAAAGAAACAAATCCTCATGGCTGAGGTCCTCAGAAAAGTTTCAAACTGGTGGCACAAGGTCTTCAAAAAGAGAGGTATTCCCGTAGACAAAATAGTTTCCCAACCGGTTATTTCAAAAGTTCTAAAGATGAAAATGGAAGTAGATGAGGAACACCTAGAGGAGTTTGAGGAGTTAAAAAGGGAGATAGCAGAAGTCTACGAGGAGTTTTTAAGGTGAAAGAGTACTACAGAGGAATTGAATCACTGAAAGAACAGCTAGTTTTCTTTAAGAGCTCCACTATCAAGCCAGCCTTCGGAGAGAGAGTCTTTGTAAAGTGGAAAGGAAAGGAAGTTCCTGGCAGAGTAATAGAAATCAATGAGAAGTTAACTCTTATAGAGATTCTGGGAGACTCTTCTGGTATCTCAAGGGATGCCTTGGTAAGGTTTACAGGACAGATGTTTACTGTGCCGGTTTCAGAAGAAATGGTAGGTAAGAGCTTTAACGCTTACGGAGAAGAGCTAAAGACAGGAAGAAAGTTTATCGGCAGAGAAGTTGAAGTTTACAGAAAACCTATAAATCCCTTCTTTAGGGAGTACCCGAAAGAACCCATAGTTACAGGCTTTTCTGCAATAGATGGATTAAACGTCCTGGTAAAGGGGCAAAAGTTACCGATTTTTGCAGTGTCCGGAGTAGAAACAGAAGATCTAGTCATCAACCTCGTCAACAGTATTCAAACGGAGAAAACGTTAACTGTTTTAGGAATTATAGGTTTAAAGAACGAAATCGTTGACTACTTACTTAAAAGGATCTCTGGAAACACAATAATATTTGTAGCAAAAGCATCAGACCCACCAGCTGCTCAAGTTCTACTACCAAGAACTACCCTTACCGTAGCGGAGTTCTTTGCGTTTGAAAAAGGAGTTGACGTTGTTGTTGTCCTCTTTGATATGACAAACTACTGTGACTCTTTAAGGCAAATCTCATCTAAACGGGAAGAGATTCCAGGTAGGAAGGGATACCCCGCCTACATGTACAGCGACCTTGCCTCAATCTACGAAAGGGCGGGACTCATAAAGGGGAAAAAAGGCTCCCTCACTATGATTCCCGTCCTTACAATGCCAGATGACGACATTACTCACCCTATTCCTGACCTCACAGGTTACATAACCGAAGGACAGCTAGTTCTAGACAGAAAACTACACAAGCAAAACGTTAAACCGCCAATAGACATTCTTTTATCCCTATCAAGGTTAATGAACGACGCAGTAGGACCTTTTCACAGAAGGTTTGCCTCTCAGCTCTACTCTGCCTACGCAAAGTTCAAGACAGTTGAGAAATTGGCCTCTATAATAGGGGAATGCGAGCTAGGAGAAGTTGAGAGGAAATACCTTGAGTTTGGAAGGAGGTTCTTAAGGGAGTTTATAAACCAGAAAGAGGGAGAGAGGAGAAGCCTTGAGAAGACCTTCAGGATCGGACTGGAGCTCCTATCTCTCTTACCTGAGAGTGAACTCACTCAACTCAAAAAGGAAGATTTAAAAAGGCTAAAGAGATGATAAAGAGCAGAACAGAGCTCTTAAAACTCAAAGAAGAGAAGGAATTTTTAGAAGAGGGTAAAAGGATTTTTGAAGAAAAGAGAAACATTCTTTTAAAGGAAGTTATGAAAATCGTTGATGAAATAGAGGAAAAGAGGAAGAGGCTAAACGTTAAAGTTTTAGAAGGTTATAGAAACCTTTCAAAGGCTATTATGGAAACCGGGGAAGAGAGGCTCTTAAAGGAAAAGTCTAAAGGAGGAAAGATAAACTTAAACGTAAAGAAAATTGTTTTCGCCGGAGTTGTCCTTCCAAAAGTTACTTATGAGTTTAAAAAGGAAGTTTCAATAGATAGAGAAGATGTCATCTTCGTTAAGGTTGCAGAAAAGATCTTTAGAGAAGTTGTAGAGCTAATACTGGAAATTGCAGAGCTTGAGATGAAGGGCTGGAGAATGGCAGAGGAGATAAAGAAAACAACAATAAGAATAAACGCAATAGAGAACTTCTACCTTCCAGACTACAAATTAAAGATAAAGAGAATAGAAGAAGACTTGGAAGAAGAGGAGAGGAACTCAATTGCCCTCCTTAAGAGCTGGCGCTTGGCCAGAAAAAAATAAAAGCCCCCAAGAAGGGGCCTATTACCGACAGAAAAGACCAACTACTCGGCAGAAGCTTCTTCCTCTTCCTTTTGACCACTCTCAACAAGCATTACAATTGCTGTTGGAGCAGCATCTCCCTTTCTAAAGTGGTAGTGAAGGAGCCTCGTATAACCGCCGTTTCTGTTTTTGTACTTTGGAGCAATTTCGTTAACAACTTTGTAGGCAATATCCTTCTTAGTAACTATCTCAAGGACTTCCCTTATCGCCTTTACCTTATCTTCCTGCTTGGCCTTTGTAATTACTCTATCGGCAAGCCTTCTAAGCTCTTTTGCCCTAGCAACAGTTGTAACTACTTTTCCGTGTTCCATAAGGTCGGTTACCAAGTTCCTAAGCATAAGAATTCTATGCTCGGTAGGCCTTCCCAACTTCTTTCCCTTTATTCTATGCCTCATTACTCACCACCTCCTAATTCAAGTCCGAGGGAAGATAAGAACTTCTCAATATCAGCTATTGACTTCTTACCAAGACCTTTAAGGGCTTCTAGTTCCTTCTTTGTAAGCTTAACGAGATCTCCTACTGTCTCTATTCCGTGCTCTTTTAGGACTTTAAGAGCTCTTCCACTAAGACCAGCTTCCTCAAGGGTCTTTGAAAGAAGCTCAGAAGTGCCTTCCTTCTCCTCCTCCACAGTCTCAACTGCAAAGAGGGCCTCAACTAGCTTGTCTCTAACAAGTGCAAAGTGGTCAATTAGGATATTAGCAGCCTTAACTACAGCATCCTTAGGAGAGATACTTCCATCAGTCCAGATCTCAAAGATGAGCTTGTTGTAGTCTGTTCTCCTTCCTACCCTAGTATCCTCAACCTTATAGGCAACCTTCTTTATGGGAGAGAAATCTGCATCAAGGGGAATCCAACCGATTGTAGTAATGTCAAAGACTTCCTGAATATCCTCTGAGAGGACAAAACCCTTTCCTTTGTCAATCCTTAAGTGGATTTCAATTTCTGAATTCTCGTTATCAAGGGTTGCAATTTCCTGATCGGGAGTAAGGAGTTCTACCTGAGATGGTATGTCAAAGTCCTTAGCATAGACCTTCCCAGGTCCGCTCTTCTTGAGCTCAATGAATACCGGTCCCTCTCCGTGAAGGACGAACCTTAACTTTTTTATGTTGAGAACGATCTCAGTTACGTCTTCAACAACACCAGTAAGGGTTGTAAACTCGTGGTAAGCCCCTTCAAACTTAACTGCAGTTGGAGCCGCTCCTTCAATAGAGGAGAGGAGAACTCTCCTTAAAGCGTTTCCAACCGTAATACCGTACCCCTTTTCAAGGGGTTCTACTACAAAACGGCCGTAAGTATCTGTATGCTCCTCCCACTGGAACTTTTCGGGAGTTATAAATTCAACCATTACCTTCCTCCAATTCAGGTTAGCGATTACTTGGAGTAGAGCTCTACGATTAGGTGCTCCTCAACGGGGATTTCAACCTCTTCCCTTGTAGGTTCAGCCTTAACGATTCCCTTAAAGTTCTCAGCATCAAGTTCAAGCCAGGAAGGTATTCCTCTCCTCTGAGCAAGCTCCATTCCTTCCTTAATTTGAGGAATATCCCTGCTCTTCTCCTTAACCTCAATAACATCTCCAGGCTTAACAAGGTACGAAGGCCTGTCTACCTTCTTACCGTTAACTAGAATGTGGCCGTGAACTACAAGCTGCCTTGCATGCCTGTGGGACTTACCGAAACCGAGCCTGTAAACTACGTTATCAAGTCTACTTTCAAGGAGCTTAAGGAGGTTCTCACCAGTCTGGCCCCTCATCCTCTCGGCCATCTCATAGAAACGCCTAAACTGTCTCTCCCTTACTCCGTAGTAATACTTAACCTTCTGCTTCTCCATTAACTGACGGCCGTAATATGAAATCTTCCTCCTTGAACGGCCGTGCTGTCCCGGAGGGAAAGGACGCCTGTCAAGAATTGACTTCCCTTTCTGAGACTTTTCTTCACCAACGTATATGTTAACGCCAAGCCTTCTTGCAATACGCCACTTTGGACCTGTATACCTACCCATCTACTACCTCCGTTAAACCCTTCTTCTCTTTGGTGGTCTGCAACCGTCGTGGGGGATTGGAGTAACATCTCTAATTACTTTAACGTTCAAACCAGCAGCAGCAATGGCCTTAATTGCCGTCTCCCTTCCGCCACCGTTACCCTTAATCCTTATCTCAACATCCTTAACACCGAACTCCTTCATAGCCCTCTGAGCCGCCTTTGTAGCAGCAAGCTGGGCGGCGTAAGGAGTACTCTTTCTCGTTCCCTTAAAACCGACTGTTCCACCACTTTCCCAGCAGAGGGTATTCCCCTCTTTATCTGTGAAAGTAATGATTGTATTGTTGAAAGTTGTCTGAATGTGAGCTATTGCAAAACCAACTGTTCTCTTCTGCTTCTTCTTACCGCCTCTCTTAGGCCTTGCCATCAATTACCTCCTTCAATTACTTCTTAGGAGCCTTTTTCTTACCAGCAACTGTCTTCCTTGGCCCCTTCCTCGTCCTAGCGTTTGTCCTCGTCCTCTGTCCCCTTACGGGAAGGCCGAGTCTGTGACGAACTCCACGGTAGCACCCGATCTCTATCAGGCGCTTAATGTTCATTGCAATCTCTTTCCTAAGGTCACCCTCAACCTTGTACTCAGTCTCAATGATCTTCCTTATCCTAGCAATCTCATCCTCGGTTAGGTCCTTTACCCTCTTCTCAGGGTCAACACCGGCCTTTTCACAAATCTTAAAGCCGCTCTTAATCCCTATCCCGTAGATGTAAGCAAGAGAGTAGGGAACCTTCTTATTGTCAGGAATGTCAACTCCTGCTATCCTTGCCACAGCATTCCTCCTTACTTACCTTGTCTTTGCTTGTGTTTAGGGTTTTCACAGATAACCCTAACAACACCTTTTCTCTTGATGATCTTGCACTTGGGACAGATCTTCTTTACAGACGGCCTTACCTTCATCTGCTACCTCTCCTTTTAGTTTTCGTGCCTCCAGCCGCGGTATAAAAAAGGGACGGTTAGCCTTTCCTGTAAATAATCCTTCCCCTCGTTAAATCGTAGGGACTAAGCTCAACGACCACACGGTCGCCTGGCAGAATCCTGATAAAGTGAACCCTCATTTTACCTGAAGCGTGGGCAAGAACTTGGTGCCCGTTATCAAGCTCAACCTTAAAGTAAGCGTTAGGGAGAGCCTCAATAACCTTTCCTTCTACCTGAATACCTTTCTCCTTAGCCATGCCTTATCTCCCTTAAATTGCGGACATAATTATAGTCCCATCTTCAGTAATAGCAATATCGTGCTCAAAGTGAGCAGAGAGTTTACCGTCTTTAGTAACGACGGTCCAGCCATCCCTCTTTACTTTGACCTTTCCCGTTCCTTCGTTAACCATAGGTTCAACTGCAAAGGTCATACCAGGTTCCAGCGTTATGTCTGGATAACCCTTATAGACGTAGTTGGTTATCTGAGGTTCCTCGTGAAGGGAACGGCCAATACCGTGACCGGCATATCCCCTTGTAACGTTAAAACCATGTCTCTCAACGAACTTCTGAATAGCCCTTGAAATATCTATCAGCTTACCGCCAACCTTAGCAGCCTCTATTCCCTTATATAGAGACTCCCTTGTAACGTCTATTAACTTTTGAGCTCTCTCCGATATCTTACCTACACCAATAGTTAAGGCAACGTCTCCAATCCAACCGTCAACAACGGCTCCAAAGTCAAGTGATACTATATCCCCTTCCTTAAAAACTTTATCCTTTGTCGGAAGGCCGTGAACTACCTCCTCATTCACAGAAACACAGATAGCCCCAGGGAAGCCTCCGTAGCCGAGAAAAGCCGGTTTAACCCCGTACTCTTTACAGTAACTACGGGCAAGTTTGTCTATATCAAGGGCTGAAATTCCAGGAGCAACCTCCTCAGCAACCTTCATGAGGATTTCCATAGTCGTTGCAGCAGCAGTTCTGAGCTTAGAAATCTCTTCAGGAGTTTTAAGGATTATTCCGTGCCTAGTTCTCCTCAATCTACTCTCCTAAACCTAGAGCTTCCTCTATCTTCTTAGTGATTTCGTCAATTTCACCAACGCCGTAAATTTCTGCAAGTAAACACTTTTCAGCATAGTAGTCAATCAGGGGAGCAGTCTGCTCCCTGTAGACTTTAAGCCTATTTCTAATAACTTCTTCGGTGTCGTCTGCCCTTCCCCTTGCAAGAAGCCTTTTAACAATCTCCTCATCGTCAACGTTGAGGTAAATAACCCTATCAAGGGGCATGTTAAGTTCAGATAAAAGTTGATCAAGGGCTTCAGCTTGCTTCAAAGTCCTCGGAAAGCCATCAAGGATAAACCCTCTCTCCCTTATATCAGGCTGAGAGAGCCTCTCCCTAATTATTCCGATAATTACCTCATCTGGAACGAGCTCTCCTCTATCCATGTAGCTCTTTGCAAGCTGCCCAAGCTCCGTTCCCTCTTTAACTGCAGCCCTTAAAATGTCCCCTGTTGAGATGTGGGGAACGTTGTACTTTTCAGCTATCCTAACAGCTTGAGTGCCCTTTCCTGCACCGGGAGGACCTAAGAAAACAACCTTTATCACTTTGCACCTCCAGCAAGCCTGAATTTCCTCTGCCTTCTACCGAGGAAACCCTCATACGAGAGCATTAAAGAGAAGGCCTCCATCCTTTTAATCGTATCCAGTGCAACACCGACGACGATTAAGATTGCCGTTCCGCCGAAGTAGAAGGGAAGTTTCATCTGCTGAGTTATCAAGAGAGGAAGTATTGCAACTAAAGTAAGGAAAACAGCACCAGCAAAGGTTAAACGGGAAACTATCCTATCAAGGTACTGGGCTGTTTCTGCACCGGCCCTGATACCGGGAATAAAACCACCAGCTTTATTAAGGTTTTCTGCAATCTCTTCCGGGTTAAAGACGATTGCAGTATAAAAGTAGGTAAAGAAGAAGATTAGACCCCCATAGACCACTATGTAAAGGGGAGTTCCGGGCTGAAGTAAGTCGTAAACCTTTTGAGCTATAGGGTGGTGAATAAACTTAACAACAGTTGCCGGAAACATTAAAACTGAAGCTGCAAAGATGATTGGAATGACACCTGCTGGATTAAGCTTTATTGGAAGGTAGCTTGCATACCTTCCAACTGAACGGCTACCAACGGCTCTCCTTGCGTACTGTAGAGGAACCCTTCTTTCGGCCTCCTGAATGTAGACTATTGCAGCTATCATAAGGAGGATAATCGTAACTACGGCAATCACCTTGAATAACGACATATCTCCATTTTTAACCATAGTTAAGGTAGTAATAACAGCACTTGGAACTCTAGAGACGATTCCGGCAAAAATCAGAAGGGACATTCCGTTCCCTATTCCCCTCTCAGTTATCTTCTCTCCGAGCCACATCAGGAAAGTGGAACCGGCCGTCAACGTAGTAACTGTAACGAAAAGGAAGGTAAGTCCGGGATTAGGAACTACCGGAACCCCCGAAGGGCTTGTCATACTCTGTAAACCAATTGAAATTCCAAGGGACTGAATAAAAGCAAGCAGAACCGCACCGTAGCGGGTGTACTGGTTAATCTTTCTCCTTCCGTACTCTCCCTCTTCCTTAGCAAGTTTCTCTATTGAGGGAATTGCTACAGTTAAAAGCTGCATGATAATTGCAGCACTAATGTAGGGCATAACGCCCAGAGCAAAAACCGTAAGCTTACTGAGGGCCCCTCCGGAGAAGACGTCCATCATACCAAAGACGGTTCCCTGAGCCTTCTGGAAGAACTCCATTAAGGCGTTAACGTTTATACCGGGAACGGGAATGTGGGCCCCAAGCCTATAAACTGCAAGAATTATTAGCGTAAAAATAAAACGGCGCCGGAGCTCCGGCACCTCAGTAACATTGGCAACTATCTTGGCAAGGTTCATAAAGCACTCCCCTTATTTTTCAATCACTTCACAGGAACCACCAGCTGCCTCAATCTTCTCCTTAGCAGAAGCTGAGAACTTGTGAGCTTTAACTGAAAACTTCTTCGTTAGCTCACCATCCCCCAGAATTTTAACAGGCATGTTCTTCTTTGCAAGTCCTGCATTAACGAGGACTTCAGGTGTTATCTCAGCTCCTTCCTCAAACCTTTCGTTGAGAACACCAACGTTTACTACTGAATACTCTTTCTTAAAGGGAGCGTTAGAGAAACCTCTCTTAGGAAATCTCATGTAGAGAGGCGTTTGACCACCTTCAAATCCTGGCCTCGTTCCTCCCTTCCATCCTGAACGGGCCTTCTGTCCCTTTTGACCTCTACCAGAGGTCTTTCCATGTCCTGAACCGTGACCTCTACCTACTCTCTTCTTCTCCCTTACTGCACCAGGATTTGGACTAAGGTTATGTAATTCAAGTCCCATCTTACTCCTCCACAGGTTCAACTTTTACAAGTTCTTTAACCTTCTCAATCATTCCTTCAATAGCAGGATTTAACTCCTTAATCGTAGTTGCTCCCCTTTTGTGGAGTCCGAGAGCAGCCAAAGTGGCCTTTTTCCTTTTACTTTTTCCAGCAAGGCCACGAATTAAGGTTATCTTAACCTTTGCCATGATTACCTCCTAACGATTTCCCCTTCCTTTGTAACCTTCCTACCTGGAAGTTTCCAGCGCTTCCTCAGTTCCTCAACGGGAACGCCACGGAGCTGTGCAAATTCCTCAGGAGTTTTAAGCTGCTCAAGCCCTTTAAGAACGGCTCTAACTACAGTATGGGGGTTTGTAGAGCCGATAACCTTAGTAAGAACGTCTGTAACTCCGGCTGACTCAAGAACTGCACGAACTGGAGCTGAAGCAATAACTCCAGTACCAGGAGCAGCAGGTCTCATTATAACTTTTGAAGCTCCGAACTTAGCCTCAACTTCGTAAGGAATCGTTCCATCAACAACCGGAACCTTAATTAAGTTCTTTTTAGCATCCTCAGTAGCCTTCCTAATAGCATCTGGAACTTCAGCAGCCTTACCCCTTCCAAAACCAACTACTCCTTTGCCATCACCGACAACGACGAAAGCGGTAAAGCTGAACTTACGCCCACCGGTAACGACTTTCGCGTTCCTGTTAATATGGACTAACCTCTCCTTTAACTCTAAACCTTCAGGCTTAACTCTCTTAGCCATCTATTACCTCCCTAAAATTCAAGTCCACCTTCCCTTGCACCTTCAGCAAGGGCTTTAATACGGCCGTGGTAGATAAATCCTCCACGGTCAAAAACGACTTTCTTTATACCTTTCTCTAGAGCTCTCTGAGCGATAAGCTTACCAACCTCATAAGCCTCTTGAGTCTTTGTAAGCTCGGCAAGTTTCGGACGGAGCTCTCTATCCAGGGTTGATGCAGAAACTAGAGTAACTCCTTTAGTATCGTCAATAATCTGTGCGTATATGTGCTTTAAGCTTTTATAAACTGCAAGCCTTGGCCTTTCAGGAGTTCCAAAAATCTTCTTTCTTACCCTCCTGTGCTTCTTTGCTATCCT is from Thermovibrio guaymasensis and encodes:
- a CDS encoding V-type ATP synthase subunit A; this translates as MGRIVKVSGPVVEVEIEKGEKPFLFKVARVGNLSLTGEVVSIAKGRATVQVYERTEGLKVGERVSFDGKMLSIILGPGILGKILDGLGRVLPFSGERIERGRGRRFFPEGEFEFKAKVNAGEWVKEGQILGFVELKGFNYKILSPVAAEVKEIKSGRVSPKEPVARVGNREVFVFEERAVRIPSSFKNRVEVKEPLLTGQRIIDFLFPIAKGGSASIPGGFGTGKTVLQQTLAKWCNADVIVYIGCGERGNEMTEILKEFPKLKDPYTGRSLMERTVLIANTSDMPVSARESSIYLGITVAEYFKDMGYSVAVMADSTSRWAEAMREISGRMGELPIEEGFPASLSSKIASIYERAGAFLRGSVTIIGAVSPPGGDFSEPVTRHTKRFTGAFWALDRELASSRFYPAVNPFNSYSRYAQFIKDWWNRLGDYESLRNWMVETLQEGERLEKLVKLLGRESLPEDQKLKYEEFNLIKEAFLRQNAFDPVDCYSSPKKQILMAEVLRKVSNWWHKVFKKRGIPVDKIVSQPVISKVLKMKMEVDEEHLEEFEELKREIAEVYEEFLR
- a CDS encoding V-type ATP synthase subunit B, with product MKEYYRGIESLKEQLVFFKSSTIKPAFGERVFVKWKGKEVPGRVIEINEKLTLIEILGDSSGISRDALVRFTGQMFTVPVSEEMVGKSFNAYGEELKTGRKFIGREVEVYRKPINPFFREYPKEPIVTGFSAIDGLNVLVKGQKLPIFAVSGVETEDLVINLVNSIQTEKTLTVLGIIGLKNEIVDYLLKRISGNTIIFVAKASDPPAAQVLLPRTTLTVAEFFAFEKGVDVVVVLFDMTNYCDSLRQISSKREEIPGRKGYPAYMYSDLASIYERAGLIKGKKGSLTMIPVLTMPDDDITHPIPDLTGYITEGQLVLDRKLHKQNVKPPIDILLSLSRLMNDAVGPFHRRFASQLYSAYAKFKTVEKLASIIGECELGEVERKYLEFGRRFLREFINQKEGERRSLEKTFRIGLELLSLLPESELTQLKKEDLKRLKR
- a CDS encoding V-type ATP synthase subunit D; its protein translation is MIKSRTELLKLKEEKEFLEEGKRIFEEKRNILLKEVMKIVDEIEEKRKRLNVKVLEGYRNLSKAIMETGEERLLKEKSKGGKINLNVKKIVFAGVVLPKVTYEFKKEVSIDREDVIFVKVAEKIFREVVELILEIAELEMKGWRMAEEIKKTTIRINAIENFYLPDYKLKIKRIEEDLEEEERNSIALLKSWRLARKK
- the rplQ gene encoding 50S ribosomal protein L17, with amino-acid sequence MRHRIKGKKLGRPTEHRILMLRNLVTDLMEHGKVVTTVARAKELRRLADRVITKAKQEDKVKAIREVLEIVTKKDIAYKVVNEIAPKYKNRNGGYTRLLHYHFRKGDAAPTAIVMLVESGQKEEEEASAE
- a CDS encoding DNA-directed RNA polymerase subunit alpha, which translates into the protein MVEFITPEKFQWEEHTDTYGRFVVEPLEKGYGITVGNALRRVLLSSIEGAAPTAVKFEGAYHEFTTLTGVVEDVTEIVLNIKKLRFVLHGEGPVFIELKKSGPGKVYAKDFDIPSQVELLTPDQEIATLDNENSEIEIHLRIDKGKGFVLSEDIQEVFDITTIGWIPLDADFSPIKKVAYKVEDTRVGRRTDYNKLIFEIWTDGSISPKDAVVKAANILIDHFALVRDKLVEALFAVETVEEEKEGTSELLSKTLEEAGLSGRALKVLKEHGIETVGDLVKLTKKELEALKGLGKKSIADIEKFLSSLGLELGGGE
- the rpsD gene encoding 30S ribosomal protein S4; translated protein: MGRYTGPKWRIARRLGVNIYVGEEKSQKGKSILDRRPFPPGQHGRSRRKISYYGRQLMEKQKVKYYYGVRERQFRRFYEMAERMRGQTGENLLKLLESRLDNVVYRLGFGKSHRHARQLVVHGHILVNGKKVDRPSYLVKPGDVIEVKEKSRDIPQIKEGMELAQRRGIPSWLELDAENFKGIVKAEPTREEVEIPVEEHLIVELYSK
- the rpsK gene encoding 30S ribosomal protein S11; this translates as MARPKRGGKKKQKRTVGFAIAHIQTTFNNTIITFTDKEGNTLCWESGGTVGFKGTRKSTPYAAQLAATKAAQRAMKEFGVKDVEIRIKGNGGGRETAIKAIAAAGLNVKVIRDVTPIPHDGCRPPKRRRV
- the rpsM gene encoding 30S ribosomal protein S13; translation: MARIAGVDIPDNKKVPYSLAYIYGIGIKSGFKICEKAGVDPEKRVKDLTEDEIARIRKIIETEYKVEGDLRKEIAMNIKRLIEIGCYRGVRHRLGLPVRGQRTRTNARTRKGPRKTVAGKKKAPKK
- the rpmJ gene encoding 50S ribosomal protein L36; the encoded protein is MKVRPSVKKICPKCKIIKRKGVVRVICENPKHKQRQGK
- the infA gene encoding translation initiation factor IF-1; this translates as MAKEKGIQVEGKVIEALPNAYFKVELDNGHQVLAHASGKMRVHFIRILPGDRVVVELSPYDLTRGRIIYRKG
- the map gene encoding type I methionyl aminopeptidase: MRRTRHGIILKTPEEISKLRTAAATTMEILMKVAEEVAPGISALDIDKLARSYCKEYGVKPAFLGYGGFPGAICVSVNEEVVHGLPTKDKVFKEGDIVSLDFGAVVDGWIGDVALTIGVGKISERAQKLIDVTRESLYKGIEAAKVGGKLIDISRAIQKFVERHGFNVTRGYAGHGIGRSLHEEPQITNYVYKGYPDITLEPGMTFAVEPMVNEGTGKVKVKRDGWTVVTKDGKLSAHFEHDIAITEDGTIIMSAI
- a CDS encoding adenylate kinase, with translation MIKVVFLGPPGAGKGTQAVRIAEKYNVPHISTGDILRAAVKEGTELGQLAKSYMDRGELVPDEVIIGIIRERLSQPDIRERGFILDGFPRTLKQAEALDQLLSELNMPLDRVIYLNVDDEEIVKRLLARGRADDTEEVIRNRLKVYREQTAPLIDYYAEKCLLAEIYGVGEIDEITKKIEEALGLGE
- the secY gene encoding preprotein translocase subunit SecY, whose product is MNLAKIVANVTEVPELRRRFIFTLIILAVYRLGAHIPVPGINVNALMEFFQKAQGTVFGMMDVFSGGALSKLTVFALGVMPYISAAIIMQLLTVAIPSIEKLAKEEGEYGRRKINQYTRYGAVLLAFIQSLGISIGLQSMTSPSGVPVVPNPGLTFLFVTVTTLTAGSTFLMWLGEKITERGIGNGMSLLIFAGIVSRVPSAVITTLTMVKNGDMSLFKVIAVVTIILLMIAAIVYIQEAERRVPLQYARRAVGSRSVGRYASYLPIKLNPAGVIPIIFAASVLMFPATVVKFIHHPIAQKVYDLLQPGTPLYIVVYGGLIFFFTYFYTAIVFNPEEIAENLNKAGGFIPGIRAGAETAQYLDRIVSRLTFAGAVFLTLVAILPLLITQQMKLPFYFGGTAILIVVGVALDTIKRMEAFSLMLSYEGFLGRRQRKFRLAGGAK
- the rplO gene encoding 50S ribosomal protein L15; translation: MGLELHNLSPNPGAVREKKRVGRGHGSGHGKTSGRGQKGQKARSGWKGGTRPGFEGGQTPLYMRFPKRGFSNAPFKKEYSVVNVGVLNERFEEGAEITPEVLVNAGLAKKNMPVKILGDGELTKKFSVKAHKFSASAKEKIEAAGGSCEVIEK
- the rpmD gene encoding 50S ribosomal protein L30 — protein: MAKVKITLIRGLAGKSKRKKATLAALGLHKRGATTIKELNPAIEGMIEKVKELVKVEPVEE
- the rpsE gene encoding 30S ribosomal protein S5 yields the protein MAKRVKPEGLELKERLVHINRNAKVVTGGRKFSFTAFVVVGDGKGVVGFGRGKAAEVPDAIRKATEDAKKNLIKVPVVDGTIPYEVEAKFGASKVIMRPAAPGTGVIASAPVRAVLESAGVTDVLTKVIGSTNPHTVVRAVLKGLEQLKTPEEFAQLRGVPVEELRKRWKLPGRKVTKEGEIVRR
- the rplR gene encoding 50S ribosomal protein L18; this translates as MAKLTRRERIAKKHRRVRKKIFGTPERPRLAVYKSLKHIYAQIIDDTKGVTLVSASTLDRELRPKLAELTKTQEAYEVGKLIAQRALEKGIKKVVFDRGGFIYHGRIKALAEGAREGGLEF